The region AAATTCCTCTATCATGTCCCTGGCAATgcaactgaaagcttttctttctttctttctttccttctttctttctttctttcctttctttttctttatctccttccttccttctttctttcatttattttactcacgagagaaaggcagagacacaggcagagggagaagcaggttccccactgggagcccaatgcaggactccatcctgagattctgggactctgggaccacaccctgaaccgaaggcaaatgctcaaccactgagccacccgggcatcccagcaGCTGCTATCTAAACAATATTTAGTCATGGGAATTGAGAAAAgcagaattttatgttttttcgACATAAACACAACTGCGCTTAACGTTCATTTAGTGCTGGTGAAGCATCATGTTTGAATCTTCAGGCAAACGAGCAGAAAAGTGTCAGTTTGCAGACCTGCAGGTGGGATGCACCAATGTTtagcatagtgtctggcatataTCAGGCATTCAGAGATTGCTTACCGACGGGAAAACAGCTACACCAAAGAGAATACAGTAAATGCCCGGACACACTGACAGGAACggcttggggggcgggggtgcctgGCCTGGAGCTCTGCAAAAAAGGGAGGATTCCAACTTGGAATCCTGCCTTAAAGGATTTCACCTGGGGAAGTGATGAGGAAGGGATTTCAGTTTGAATTACCTGAGTCTGGGGCATGTCTGATAAACCGCTAGGAGTTCAACAAATGATTAGTGATGGGTTGAGTAGGGGCCTCTTGTGTCTTCCAACCAGGAGATTCCATTCACTATTGATCTATGAATCTGACCTCTGGGGAAGTATTCCCAGTCAGGTCAGCATCTCTGTATCTGAGATACTTGGGAAGATAAGCCTGTAAAGGTAGTTGATGTCATTTTGTGACAGACCATAAAGGACAGAGCAAAAAATATCTGTCCTTAATTCTGCAAGCTGAACTTTTCCTAGCCCTGAAAGTTTCTGAGCAAGAGAATAACAAGACTTCATGGTATAGGACTCATTTTCAACAAGTAGAACCTTTTGACTTAAAGGAGTTTAGAACTAGAGGGAATTATACATGAATGCAATATTCTCTGGACTATGAGAGACCTCTGATGTCATTTCTTCTCAAATTTGCAGTATTCCTCCCCATGCTGTGGCTTCTCCCCCACTctgaagagagacagagggtcCACCCATGCTACCAGGTCTTAGAGTACCACAGGGTAACGCTATACCCATGGTTAAGGACCACAACCAAGCACGGTATGAAATCATGCCACCACGATGGGTACGCGAAATAACACAATTAGTTCTTCTTCATTAGAAACctggtgaggggcacctgggtggctcagggcgtgaaccaggggtcccaggatcgagtcccacattgggcttcccgcagaaagcctgcttctccctctgcctttgtctctctgtgtctctcgtgaataaatgaaaataaatttagaaaccTGTTGCTACCATTATTGgggttgtatttttgttttaaacgtTTTCCTCAATTCAGGTGCAAGGAGTTGCTCTCCATGGACTGTTTGCTTAGCTCTGTGATGAAGTTCTGTTCACCCATGTCAGGCCACACAGGACCAGCACACACTGCAAAGTTCTGTACTGTTCCCAATGGtatgaagacactgaggcataAATATCCCcttcactgttttttgtttttttttttttccccttcactgtttttaaaaagggttttgcCAGCCTAGGTAGCAACAAAAGAGCTAAGCCACCCTGTATTCTGGGGGCAGGCTAGGGTGGAGAGGACTAAGGAGTGGGGAGAAAACCCAGAATTTGTGTTCACACTGTGGTTCTTAAACTTTCAATGGATCAGAATTTCCTGGAGGTCTTGTTAAACACAGCCTGCTGGTCTCctcccccagagtttctgatgcCTCTGGTCTCGTTGAAAACTGTTTCAGAACATAAGgctttttaagaatattattttagattaaaattatTCACATAAGTACTGATGGCCAGACATTGGTTTTTGGTTAGTCTCTGGCCTTTTTCCTACTGCTGTCCTCTATCCGTCTTAAtgcctgcttttctttccattctgggctttcttgttttttaaactcACTCATGCCTATATTATTCTCCTTTCTGATTTCCTGCCTTTAAAAACAAGTGTCCAGGGGTACCTGGCAAGCTCAGTCCATAGAaaatatgactcttgatcttggggtcatgagtttgagccccactctgGGTACCAAGAttacttaaactaaaaaaaaaaaaaaatgtcctagaAGCTCCTCTTTATGACATATTTCTACCCTGTAGAGAAAAATCTGCAAGCTTTACCTGGGTCTCCGTCTTTCTCAGTATTTGGCTGCTGTGACACTTCTGAGGCACCCATGTCACCAACCACAGGTTGATCCAACTGGCTGGGCTCTTTGAGAATCTGTATTTGAAAGTCTTCTGTGTGATCTTGTGGGAAATTGTCTTCTGTGTGATCTTGTGGGAAACTGTCTTCTGTGTGATCTTGTGGGAAACTGTCTTCTATGTGGTCTTGTGGGAAATTATCTTCGGTGTGACCTTGTGGGAAATTATCTTCAAGGTGTGGCTGCATCCCTACAAGGAAGAAGAATGCACTGGATGGCAAAGCCTGAGGACACTGCCCGCTCCGCCCTTCCCATTGGGCAGCTCTCCCTCACCATCCATCACCCGCCCCCACCAGGCACTTCACTACTGCCCTCCCACACGCTGGTCTCCCAGGGAGCACAAATGAGCAGGAAAATGCGGGTTCCAGCTGCTTTTGTCTCACTCCACAGATggccaaaatttataaagaaaccCTTATTCCAAGTATTCTATAAACACATTTATAGTAGGGTCTTCAATAACCCAACTTTCCTTGACCAACCAATACATGCTCACAAAGATAAATGTACAGAAGAGAATCTCCATTAAGTGCAGAAACATGAAACACCTACTCTACACAGAAAGAACACAAACTCTTTCCTATGCAAGCATGAGTTATTTCAGAGCTGGCACAGAGAAGGGCATTACGTACAAAAGCAGTTTGCTGAAGTaccttccaaatattttaagagtGTGTCTAATCATCAAAAAGAGCAAACCCATTTCCCTCCCCAACAGGCTCAGAGCGGAGCCCAATGCAACCCACAgcaaagatgaatttttttttaagattttatttatttattcattagagacagagagagagagagagaggcgcagaaacataggcaaaaggagaagcaggctccatgcagagagcccgacgtgggactcgataccggatctccaggatcacgccctgggctgaaggcagcgctaaaccgctgagccaccgggctgcccaaagacAAATTTCTTTAAAGCTTCATACTTTACCCTGAAAATTATTTAGAGTTTGGCATTCTAATGCAAAATAGATCTGCTCTGATTACATGCAAAaatgtttccctccccaaattctcAGGAAAAATTAGCCCTCTGTGAAGATGCATTTATTCTGTGACTTTATGTCCCCCTGGTACTCTACTATATGCCTCGATTCAAATACCTCAGTCTGAAAAGCATGGGGACACAGACTAAGGTGTTATGAcaggcacgcctgggtggctcagcggatttagcgtctgactcttggtttcagctcacatcactatctcagggtcgtgaatcAAGCCCAAAgtccggctccatgctcagcaaagagtctccttgacagtctctccctctgccccaccccttgctctctttctctaaaattggcttttttgaaaataaataaataggggatccctgggtggctcagtggtttagcgccgccttcagcccagggcatgatcctggagtcccaggattgagtcccacatcgggctccctgcatggagcttgcttctccctctgcctgtgtctccacctctctctgtgtgtgtctctcatgaataaataaaatccttaaaaaaaaaaaatgaatgaataaaaaaattaacattatacCAACTAATACAAAGAGCAGTGACTTTGTGCTTAAGAAACTATGTTCAAAAGAGCCCATTCAGAGGCTCCTGGTTATGGAAGGAGTAGGTTACAGGGCTGAATgctacagcacagggaatatagtcagtggtggTGTCACAGTtcttgtatggtgacaggtgggaGCTACACTTGCCCAGAGCATAGCAGGCAGTACAGACTTGCAcgatcactatgttgcacacctgaaattaatgtaacattgtgtttcaactacacttcaattaaaaaaatttactccGGGTACCTGCCTGGCTCAGATAGTAGAACATGCAGCTCCTGACCttagtgtcatgagttcaagcttcaAGCTGGGCAAAAAGCTTActtggaaggagggaaggaaaggaaggaaggaaaaaaggaaagaaggaaacctactaagattaaaaaaaaagaatccctttcATAATTTTACATGAAGCTTGTACTTTGttacatttgggggaaaaaaaattttaagtgttaaaaaacaaaacaaaagcccaaaGACAGGTTTACTTGGAGCATGATTTTCTTGTCTACAGCCTTCTCTTTATCTGCTTGTCaagtttccttttgaaaatacTACCAGCCTCAACTGTCCTAAGGGGTAAACGAGGTGAGAAATTCTCACCCACATTCCAGCCtgagagaaggcaggaagggacACATGCATGTCACAGTGCTATTGTCCCTTACCTTTGGGCACCCCATCCACTGTGGACAGAGCTTCACAAATAAGGCAGGAGGCACATCAGCAGCCACCGCCCCACCTGCTTCTCAAGCGCACCCCCACAAGGCCACAGGCAGGCACCTTACCTTCCATTGTGCCACTCCAGCCTTCCTGGGGGGGCTGTCCCGTGGCCAGCGGGGCAGTCTCCTCCGTGGTGGAGTGTCTGTACCTGACAAAATAGATCAGGTCTTGAATATCGTCTAGTACGGCTGCCTCCTCAAATATGTTACTTTCCATCATTCCCAGATCTCTGTTTTCAGCCACACGGGTATCAAGCATTTTCTCTGCTGTGCTCAGAATCTGTGACTCAGATGCACGGAAGACCTTATCTAGGACTTTCTCCACATTATAAGGCAGGCTCTCCTGCTGCGCCAACTTCAGCTTTAATGACATTTCGTGGAACATGGCTTCCAGCTCGTGGACATCAAAGTACTTCTGGAACCTCTGCAGAGACTGTTGTTCTTTAAAGAAGCTGCCAATTATGGGCAAGTCCTTCACGTGGTCGCTACGCACTGGCCTCACCGCCATGGGTGGCGTCCCGCGTGGCGGGCCACCTTCCTGCTCCTCGGGGGCAGGCCCCTGGCTCTGTGTGTCCGCGGGTCTCTCAAAGTCCTGGTCCTCTTCAGAGAGTTCTTCTACCCCAGGCTTCTGTGCAGATTTCTCAGAGctgtcttctttaaaataatcagagTCTTGATTCAGAAACATTTCACCTAACCCCGGAGTCCGATTTTTCTTGTCAGGAGAGTCACTTCCTCCAGATGCTGTCTGTGCTTTCGCACCTGCAAGAGGGCTTTCTGTTTCCACCACCCCACTACCtgcttccctgcccctgccccctggctctATCTCTTTGCCAAAAGTTtcaccttttctttctatttccaaaATAGTACTAGcttcttctttgtttccttccatttctgcatCAGCATTAACCGCACCTAAAGGAGCTCTTGCAGGGGCCTGCAGGTTAACGTCTAACCACCTGCCCTGAATCCCGGGGCTTTTTTCTTTAGCCTGTTTTGCGCTGAGAGCATTTTCATCCTCCAGGAGTTCTTCAGGGCTGTGGTCGTCTTCTGCCTCTGGTTTCTCAGTATGGACACCTGGCACTTCCGGGCTACCTGGCCGGCCTGTGGGCTCCACTTCCTGGGAGCCCGCCTTGGGCTGTTGAGGAGCTAACTCTTCAGCTGAGGAGTCCTTTCTGACCTCCTCCTCGGCAAGCCTCCCCTTCTCGTCCATCTGCTTACTATGTGCAGCAGCCACTTCTCCTCCTTGCGGCCAGGAAAGATTTCTTCCCCAAATGGGACCCTCTTCTTTCAGTTCTCCTGGCAAACCAACTCCATCCAGAGGGGAGGGCCTAGGTTGATTGTGAGTTTTAAGAAGCCGTTCCTCTTTAAATTCCGACTTTGGATGCTCCACTGATGGTGTGTGTGGTTTTGATCCTGCTAAAGCGTGGACGTCTTCCACACGGTCCCTGGAGGCATTATGCTGACCACCCCCGGAGGGTGCTGCGATACCCACAGACTCCTGGTCAGGCTTTTCTTCGTTCACTTGACCCCCTGTGGCATGAGGGAGGGGTTCACGCTCCGAGCCCCCTTCTGAAATCTGCTCTCCGGGCTTTTCTTCATGGAGCATTCCTTTTGAAATATGAATAGCCGCTCCTTTTAGGTCATCTTCTTTGTTATCCAAGGCTGATTCCAACATTTCTTTACCCTTCCCAGTAGCTGGCAAAGAGCCGGGGTCACCACTATGAGTAGAATCATGCACGGTCatgccttcctgcctctcctcctccggCCCCATCTCGGCCTGTGCCAGGCCTGGCTTGGGTTCCTCGGCTCCCCTCCCTTTTCCTGCAATGTGAATTTCCAGGTCTTCGTCGTTATCTGTTTTAGTACCTACATCGTTAGCTGTAGGCAAAAGACCATCTTCTGCCTTCTTAGGGTCAATGTAATCCGCTGCTGACCGTGGTTTCCTCCATTTGCTCTCTGGAATGAACGCATCATCACCTTCCTTGCCTTCCTCTGATTCAGAACTCCCCAAATCCATACTTGTTACGCTGTCATCTTCTGTGAAGAAGACAGTATCCTCCCAGGTTGTTAATATATCTTTATCATAGTTTTTGATGCCAGGGGGCTGAGGTGCCTCAACCTTATCCTCTTCATTTgaactctgctctctctctgctgagTATTTCTCAACTCCGGACTTCACTGGAGTTTTCACATCTTCTCCACCATGTGCGAAGGTCAGTAACGGCAGCTCATCAAAGTTGTCTTCATTCTCCTCTTCGTCCTTGCCAACTATGTGATACTCGGCGTCCAATTCCTCATCAAAATCATCTTCTAATGAAGTAACAAGTCTGGTTGTCTCATCATCAGATACAAGTGCATCAGCAGTGGAGCCAAATTTGGTTTTTAAGTCCagggtcatttcttttttcaaaagtttataaGCATCAATCGTCTGCTGTTCATTCGAGACCTGAGAACCATTgctggttttgttgttttcactttCTGGCACTTTTAGTTTATCTTGTAGCATTTCCTCAAAAGGTTCGAATGAAGATGGATCTCCCTGAGCATGATCTGCTGGACTGTTTACATGCGGGTGGTTCTTCTGAGTCCCAGTTCTTTCCTTGAGTTCCTTAGTGTTTTCTGAGGCTACACTTTCACTCTCCTCTGAGTTAACTTCTACTGGTTCTAGTTCGAGGTCGCTTTCCTCCAATACTTCAGGAGGGGTGTCCTCCTCATGCTGAGTTTCTTCTATGGCTTTCTCAGATTCTTCAGTTGCAGAATTGTGTAATTCCAAAAATCCTAAAAGTTCTTCTACATTATAATTATCAAAATCATCTCTTCCcccatcaaaacaaacaaaatctgtctcctgtaagagaaagaaaaatgttagcaTGTCACTAAGTATCATAAGAGCAAACTCTTACCCATGCTAGTGACAGAGACAATCTCAGATTGGCTCTGGAGCGACTTCTGTGCCTCCCTTGAGTGACAACTCTTCTTGGGTGGTGAAGGGATATAGTACCTAGAATCCACTTTCCCTAGTTGCCTGCGTCCATGGATAAGGGCTCCTACCTGAGTACTATTCCCAGTTTCCCTTCGCTGTCTCTTTCCCATGGGAAACAGGATTCACACAGCTGGTGAATTTGCTCTGTACCATCCCTGTTTTCTGTTTGGGACCTGCTGGAGGGCACACATATCCACTCCCCTCTGCACTGCTAGTTTTACAGGGACAATCCCCTTGGGGTGGCCCCGTTAGCTAGCTCTGTCTATGGCTGGGCAAGTCTATCTTATTCTAGACTACAAAGTTAGAAAGCCTAGTATTTCTACAACTTGAGCCACTTTCACTGAAAAGCtttatcaataaataatagtgacaGTTTGGTCTCCATGTGCCTGACTCCTGGATCTCTCAAATTTGTTCTGAGCACAAGTGGAAGAAAACAGCGTATCATTTATTGGGTACCCCAACTCCCCAATATCCATATCTGATGTTCTGGGAATTCATCTCATAATAATATGTGCTGGAGAAGCTGGAAGACCACCCAGCTTCCCTATCGCTGTGACCTCCAGGCTACACTTCTGTTTACCCAGCTGGAGACATGCAGAATCACTTTGCTGTCAAGATCTAAGCCTATACAGATTTCTTTtggcttatattttctttagattgGGAAAGATACATCAGCTTAGGAAGTATCCTATTAAAACACaggtatagggatgcctgggtggctcagcagttgagcatctgccttcagctcagggtgtgtcccaggatctgggatcgagtcccacattgggctccctttgaggagactgcttcttcctctgcctatctctgtgtctcttataaataaataaatgcatctttaaaaataataataaaaaaataaaacacaggtacatgggaaataaaaattaatggcaCAAGGAAGAGTTTGAaaccacacccccaccccacttaaTTATTTCAAGTACAACTTGAAAACAAGATTCagggggtagcccaggtggctcagtggtttagcgcctgccttcagcccagggcatgatcctggagacctgggatcgagtcccacattgggctccctgcatggagcctgcttctctctctgcctgtgtctctgcctctcattctctctctgtctcttatgaataaataaataaaaatcattataaaaaaagaaagaaaacaagattcaGTAAGAAATATGCTCTACTCTAAATCAGGGTTCTAGGTGTCATTAAGATCTGCTTTCAGGACTATCCATAAGCCtgtattttcctttcctccaatAAAAAGCAAATTGACATAAAAGGGGTCATAAACAAAGGAAGTTAGAAAGCCAACAAAGATTATTCTCTTCTCCTAACTCAACTTTCACAAAAAGTCCGAGGAGCCCTGACAAGTGCAGTAGGGAtggatgatttcttctttgcatcACATGTGTTTCCAAGCCAATTTCTTATTACTGAAGGGAAGCCTGCAATGGGAGGTGCAGTGGGAAGGCGACTCCCAAACTACTGAGGTCACTGTGACCAATGAACTGCCATCTCATACCTCTATCCTGGGGAGTCTCTTCATTAGGAATGAGGCCAGACAAGTGATGAGGCTGATTTTATGACCCTTGAGATtatcaagaaatgttaaagagcaGTTCTGCCTCTAAGACTCCATATGTCCGGTGAGTCTCATCTAAGAATGGCTCTAGGCCAGCAGTTCATATGTTCTCCAGCACCGCAAAGAACTGCTCAAAGATTTCTGAATGAAAGTGTGCATCAATTACTATACATTTCAAAACTCCAGAAAATAATCAGCAAGACCAAGGGTCCCAGAACACAAAACCCTTGTCATCACAGAGCTGTCAGTGTACTCAGATGAATACGTTACAGGATGTGCAGATCTGAAACCAGACCTTCCTCCAAACCTCTAAGATTTCCTATTCCAAACCTAGAACTTAACCACAATGCCTGAAATCACCAAAGGAGTCAGTAGTAAGAAAACCACTATAAATTGGCATTTGTGGCCTAATACATAATTTAGTGTTTAATTTCACCTGATTTCTCTACACTTAAAATGTCTAAGAGCTATTCAATGAGTGGCTTTCTGATTGAGATACTGTCTTCTCCTTTTGcttctaaaaagatttatatcttggggagcctgggtggctcagtcgcttaagccTCCTGCTCCTGATTTCGgcttcggtcatgatctcagggtcatgaaatagagccctgtcttgggctccgcactcagtgcggagtctgcttgagttctctccttctccctctgtccctccccctgcttgcacttgtgcgttctctctcttttgtgctctctctctctctaaaataaataaataagaattttttaaaatcttaataaaaagagatatctacctctgaaacttaaTAACTGAATAAGACAttgaattctttaattttttctcatatAAAGCACGAAAGAAAAACCCTATATAAGAGTATACATATTAGACAACTACCAAATAATGATTTAGTCTCCTATAaattcttttcaaacttttctttctttttgtttctatttttaaaggtaatgtgATTCTAAATTAAAACTTGATACACAAATGTGAACTTGGTTTTTTTCTGGCCAAAACACACTTTCAAAAATCATTAACTGACTATAACTGATGAatttgaaagagaatttaaaattgagaaccaaaaataaatttaaaaattccataactTACATCTGTTGGAACCTGTAGCTCCTCTTTAGTATATTCATGGACTACTTGTATTAAATCCTTaggaaaatatccaaaaatacGCCCAACCTATATGAAAGAATATGCAAAAATAAGCAATCAAAATTCTGTATAAGAAATACAAACAGACATCTTAGCAAtgagagaaaatacacaaataggTAAGGTAGCTATAAACACGAGAGATAGAAAGTTGCTATTGTGATTACAAAGACAATTATTCCAACAAAAATTAAGTACAGAATATTTTAAGGCCAACTTTTCTAAAACCACTGAGGTTTCCTTTCAACATGCTACTTATTTCTAAACACAGAGCACATAAAATTAGATTTCTGAAGTAGATAAAAGACCTACATACGAGAGAGTTATTATATATCTTGTGGTTAAAACTATGAAAATCAGGTGTACTctgctggttcagtcagaagaacatgcgactcttgatcccagggtcataatttcaagccccacactgggtataaagattacttaaaaataaaaatctttgaaaaaaaaactatgcaaatCAAAGCTGATTAGAAACACAATTGCAAATACCCTCCATCAAGACTTTACCTGCACATTTCATAGCTTTGCTCATCAACTGGAACTTAGAAGTCTTTCTTAAACCAATAAACAGCcatgaaaattaaggaaaaagaatacaaaattcctaaaatatttgATCACCATgacaaaaagcaaatatttattgacagacTAGGCTGTAGCAGCTTTTTCAAAAACTAGATTTTCCAGTATttcagggagaaaataaaattcatattaatgtatatattaagCTTTAGTTT is a window of Vulpes lagopus strain Blue_001 chromosome 11, ASM1834538v1, whole genome shotgun sequence DNA encoding:
- the MIA3 gene encoding transport and Golgi organization protein 1 homolog isoform X4, with protein sequence MAAAPGLLLWLLLLGPPWRVRGQPRADAGRRFAEHKVCADEECSMLMYRGEALEDFIGPDCRFVSFKKGDAVYVYYKLAGRLPEVWAGSVGRIFGYFPKDLIQVVHEYTKEELQVPTDETDFVCFDGGRDDFDNYNVEELLGFLELHNSATEESEKAIEETQHEEDTPPEVLEESDLELEPVEVNSEESESVASENTKELKERTGTQKNHPHVNSPADHAQGDPSSFEPFEEMLQDKLKVPESENNKTSNGSQVSNEQQTIDAYKLLKKEMTLDLKTKFGSTADALVSDDETTRLVTSLEDDFDEELDAEYHIVGKDEEENEDNFDELPLLTFAHGGEDVKTPVKSGVEKYSAEREQSSNEEDKVEAPQPPGIKNYDKDILTTWEDTVFFTEDDSVTSMDLGSSESEEGKEGDDAFIPESKWRKPRSAADYIDPKKAEDGLLPTANDVGTKTDNDEDLEIHIAGKGRGAEEPKPGLAQAEMGPEEERQEGMTVHDSTHSGDPGSLPATGKGKEMLESALDNKEDDLKGAAIHISKGMLHEEKPGEQISEGGSEREPLPHATGGQVNEEKPDQESVGIAAPSGGGQHNASRDRVEDVHALAGSKPHTPSVEHPKSEFKEERLLKTHNQPRPSPLDGVGLPGELKEEGPIWGRNLSWPQGGEVAAAHSKQMDEKGRLAEEEVRKDSSAEELAPQQPKAGSQEVEPTGRPGSPEVPGVHTEKPEAEDDHSPEELLEDENALSAKQAKEKSPGIQGRWLDVNLQAPARAPLGAVNADAEMEGNKEEASTILEIERKGETFGKEIEPGGRGREAGSGVVETESPLAGAKAQTASGGSDSPDKKNRTPGLGEMFLNQDSDYFKEDSSEKSAQKPGVEELSEEDQDFERPADTQSQGPAPEEQEGGPPRGTPPMAVRPVRSDHVKDLPIIGSFFKEQQSLQRFQKYFDVHELEAMFHEMSLKLKLAQQESLPYNVEKVLDKVFRASESQILSTAEKMLDTRVAENRDLGMMESNIFEEAAVLDDIQDLIYFVRYRHSTTEETAPLATGQPPQEGWSGTMEGMQPHLEDNFPQGHTEDNFPQDHIEDSFPQDHTEDSFPQDHTEDNFPQDHTEDFQIQILKEPSQLDQPVVGDMGASEVSQQPNTEKDGDPGIITTESSPVDADDAKKQLETNAEEPASVTPLENAIILIYSFIFYLTKTLVATLPDDVQPGPDFYGLPWKPVLLTAFLGIGSFAVFFWKTVLVVKSRVYQVTEQQISEKLKNIMKENAELVQKLSNYEQKIKESKKHVQETKKQNIILSDEAIKFKDKIKKLEETNEILDDTAKNLRVMLESEREQNAKNQDLILENKKSIEKLKDVISVNASEFSEVQIALNEAKLSEEKVKSECHRVQEENARLKKKKEQLQQEIKDWSKSHAELSEQIKSYETSQKNLEVALTHKDDNINALTNCITQLNRLDCESESEDQSKGGSELDELANGEVGGDRSEKMKNQIKQMMDISRTQTAISVVEEDLKLLQIKLRASMSTKCNLEDQIKKLEDDRDSLQSAKAGLEDECKTLRQKVEILNELYQQKEMALQKKLSQEEYERQEREQRLSAADEKALLAAEEVKTYKRRIEEMEDELQKTERSFKNQIATHEKKAHDNWLKARAAERAIAEEKREAANLRHKLLELTQKMAMLQEEPVIVKPRPGRPSAQNPPWRGPLSQNGSFGPSPVSGGECSPPPTADLPARPLSATLNRREMPRGEFGSVDGPLPRPRWSSEASGKPSASDLGSGAAPTMNSSSRSSSPTKVTDEGKVPMAAKGPPPFPGVPLMGSPVGGPLPPPIRYGPPPQLCGPFGPRPLPPPFGPALRPPLGLREYAPGIPPGKRDLSLDPREFLPGHAPFRPLGSLGPREYFIPGTRLPPPAHGPQDYPPPPAARDLLPSGSRDEPPPASQGSSQDCSQALKQSP
- the MIA3 gene encoding transport and Golgi organization protein 1 homolog isoform X3 codes for the protein MAAAPGLLLWLLLLGPPWRVRGQPRADAGRRFAEHKVCADEECSMLMYRGEALEDFIGPDCRFVSFKKGDAVYVYYKLAGRLPEVWAGSVGRIFGYFPKDLIQVVHEYTKEELQVPTDETDFVCFDGGRDDFDNYNVEELLGFLELHNSATEESEKAIEETQHEEDTPPEVLEESDLELEPVEVNSEESESVASENTKELKERTGTQKNHPHVNSPADHAQGDPSSFEPFEEMLQDKLKVPESENNKTSNGSQVSNEQQTIDAYKLLKKEMTLDLKTKFGSTADALVSDDETTRLVTSLEDDFDEELDAEYHIVGKDEEENEDNFDELPLLTFAHGGEDVKTPVKSGVEKYSAEREQSSNEEDKVEAPQPPGIKNYDKDILTTWEDTVFFTEDDSVTSMDLGSSESEEGKEGDDAFIPESKWRKPRSAADYIDPKKAEDGLLPTANDVGTKTDNDEDLEIHIAGKGRGAEEPKPGLAQAEMGPEEERQEGMTVHDSTHSGDPGSLPATGKGKEMLESALDNKEDDLKGAAIHISKGMLHEEKPGEQISEGGSEREPLPHATGGQVNEEKPDQESVGIAAPSGGGQHNASRDRVEDVHALAGSKPHTPSVEHPKSEFKEERLLKTHNQPRPSPLDGVGLPGELKEEGPIWGRNLSWPQGGEVAAAHSKQMDEKGRLAEEEVRKDSSAEELAPQQPKAGSQEVEPTGRPGSPEVPGVHTEKPEAEDDHSPEELLEDENALSAKQAKEKSPGIQGRWLDVNLQAPARAPLGAVNADAEMEGNKEEASTILEIERKGETFGKEIEPGGRGREAGSGVVETESPLAGAKAQTASGGSDSPDKKNRTPGLGEMFLNQDSDYFKEDSSEKSAQKPGVEELSEEDQDFERPADTQSQGPAPEEQEGGPPRGTPPMAVRPVRSDHVKDLPIIGSFFKEQQSLQRFQKYFDVHELEAMFHEMSLKLKLAQQESLPYNVEKVLDKVFRASESQILSTAEKMLDTRVAENRDLGMMESNIFEEAAVLDDIQDLIYFVRYRHSTTEETAPLATGQPPQEGWSGTMEGMQPHLEDNFPQGHTEDNFPQDHIEDSFPQDHTEDSFPQDHTEDNFPQDHTEDFQIQILKEPSQLDQPVVGDMGASEVSQQPNTEKDGDPGIITTESSPVDADDAKKQLETNAEEPASVTPLENAIILIYSFIFYLTKTLVATLPDDVQPGPDFYGLPWKPVLLTAFLGIGSFAVFFWKTVLVVKSRVYQVTEQQISEKLKNIMKENAELVQKLSNYEQKIKESKKHVQETKKQNIILSDEAIKFKDKIKKLEETNEILDDTAKNLRVMLESEREQNAKNQDLILENKKSIEKLKDVISVNASEFSEVQIALNEAKLSEEKVKSECHRVQEENARLKKKKEQLQQEIKDWSKSHAELSEQIKSYETSQKNLEVALTHKDDNINALTNCITQLNRLDCESESEDQSKGGSELDELANGEVGGDRSEKMKNQIKQMMDISRTQTAISVVEEDLKLLQIKLRASMSTKCNLEDQIKKLEDDRDSLQSAKAGLEDECKTLRQKVEILNELYQQKEMALQKKLSQEEYERQEREQRLSAADEKALLAAEEVKTYKRRIEEMEDELQKTERSFKNQIATHEKKAHDNWLKARAAERAIAEEKREAANLRHKLLELTQKMAMLQEEPVIVKPRPGRPSAQNPPWRGPLSQNGSFGPSPVSGGECSPPPTADLPARPLSATLNRREMPRGEFGSVDGPLPRPRWSSEASGKPSASADLGSGAAPTMNSSSRSSSPTKVTDEGKVPMAAKGPPPFPGVPLMGSPVGGPLPPPIRYGPPPQLCGPFGPRPLPPPFGPALRPPLGLREYAPGIPPGKRDLSLDPREFLPGHAPFRPLGSLGPREYFIPGTRLPPPAHGPQDYPPPPAARDLLPSGSRDEPPPASQGSSQDCSQALKQSP